ATTTCTTTTTCAGCTTCTTCAGCTTTCTTTTTTCCAGAATTGCAGCTACTCAATGCCAGAGTTAAAACTGCTAAGAATAATGCTTTTACTTTCATGATAATTCTTTTTAATTATTTTTTCTTGAATTTCATCCTCAGTTTACTGAGCGGACTATTTTCATTTTTTTGGCCCAAAGCCTGTGTTATTCGATCTAAAACGATAGCTAGAATAACCACGGCAAAACCACTTTCAAATCCAAGTCCTATATTAAGATTATTAATACCCTCAAGTACCTTTTCTCCCAGGCCACCGGCAGCAATCATTCCAGCAATAACTACCATTGATAAGGCCATCATAATTGTTTGGTTGACGCCTGCCAATATTGTGTTTGTAGCTAATGGCAGCTCTACTTTGGTAAGTATTTGACGGTTTGTAGCACCAAAAGCGCGTGCTGCCTCCACTAAATCGGGAGGTACTTGCTGGATGCCTAAGGTTGTTAAACGCACTGCAGGTGGTAAGGCAAAAATAACTGTTGCAAAAGCACCAGGTAGTTTTCCAATACTAAAAAATAGCACTGCCGGAATCAAGTAAACAAAAGCGGGCATCGTCTGCATAAAGTCCAAAATAGGACGTACAACACGATTTACCCCAGGCTTTTTAGCCGCCCAAATTCCGATGGGTATAGCTTGCACCAAAGCAATTATGGTAGAAACAAAAATTAACGCTAAAGTTTCCATTGTTTCCTCCCAGAACCCCATTAAGTAAATTAATACCATGCCCGCTAGGGTAAAAATGGCAGTTCCTTTTCCTACTTTTAAATATGCCAAAATGGTTAGCAGCCCAATAACAACAAAAAATGGAATACCCATTAAAATCCATTCAAAGCCTTCAATAAAACCATTTCCTAAATTTTTAATGAGATCAAACAGTCCGTGCAAATTCTCGGTAAGCCAATCTACGGCTACCTCAATATATTGTCCAATATCTATTACCTTTTCCATATTACTGTTCTATTGCTTGTTCTTTTAAATGTATGATTTGTTCATCGTTGAAACGTGTCGCCTCAATCATCAAGCTAGTTTGAGCCACTACACCTAAAAGTTGACCATTCTCTTTATTCACAACTGCAATAGGAGACTTTGTTCCACTCGTCAAAGGCAACATTTCTTCAACTGTATACTCAGTATATACACTTGGACAGTTAACCGTTATATAAGGCATAATGTCATCAGCTTTCGCTTTTTCGGCTTTAAGTATTTCTGGTAACCAAATAAAGCCCTGAAAAACACGGTGTTTATCAATTACAGGCAATACATCGGCAGCCACTGTGCGCATCTTTCGAATAACAGACTCAGGACCATCTTTATCAAGCAGTACCGTAGTTGGCTTTTTAAACATCAAGGAACCTGCAGTAATAATCGATTTTCGATCCACTTTTTCCACAAATGCTTTAACATATTCACTCGCTGGCTCTTTTAGAATTTGCTCGGCAGTGCCAATCTGTTCAATTATCCCATCTTTCATAATAGCTATACGGTCACCAAGTTTTATGGCCTCGTCTAAATCATGGGTAATAAACACAATGGTTTTATGCAGTTCGTCCTGAAGGTCCAGCAGTTGATCTTGCATGTCTGACTTAATAAGCGGATCAAGTGCAGAAAAGGCTTCATCCATCAACAATACTTCAGGATTATTGGCCAATGCACGTGCCAAACCGACACGCTGCTGCATTCCGCCTGATAATTGCGCGGGTTTTTGGTGTTCAAAGCCTTTTAATCCTGCAGTTTCAATAGCCTCTTTTGCTTTTGCTAAACGTTTTGTTTTTTCCTCGCCACGAATTTCCAGACCAAAGGCAACATTCTCAATTATAGTACGGTGAGGCAAAAGCGCAAATTTCTGAAACACCATACTCATTTCGGTTCGCCTTGTGTCTAAGAGTTCTTTGTTAGTCTCTTTCGTAATGTTAACACCATTAATTAGTACGTCGCCATCAGTAGGCTCATTAAGGCGATTTAGGCACCTGATAAGTGTTGATTTTCCACTGCCAGATAGCCCCATTATCACAAAAACTTCCCCTTCTTTTATTTGAAAGCTGGCTTTATTTA
The window above is part of the uncultured Sunxiuqinia sp. genome. Proteins encoded here:
- a CDS encoding glycine betaine/L-proline ABC transporter ATP-binding protein, which translates into the protein MSESDIKIEVKDLTLIFGQKKAQALKMLQDGKSKTEILSKTKCTVGVNKASFQIKEGEVFVIMGLSGSGKSTLIRCLNRLNEPTDGDVLINGVNITKETNKELLDTRRTEMSMVFQKFALLPHRTIIENVAFGLEIRGEEKTKRLAKAKEAIETAGLKGFEHQKPAQLSGGMQQRVGLARALANNPEVLLMDEAFSALDPLIKSDMQDQLLDLQDELHKTIVFITHDLDEAIKLGDRIAIMKDGIIEQIGTAEQILKEPASEYVKAFVEKVDRKSIITAGSLMFKKPTTVLLDKDGPESVIRKMRTVAADVLPVIDKHRVFQGFIWLPEILKAEKAKADDIMPYITVNCPSVYTEYTVEEMLPLTSGTKSPIAVVNKENGQLLGVVAQTSLMIEATRFNDEQIIHLKEQAIEQ
- a CDS encoding proline/glycine betaine ABC transporter permease; amino-acid sequence: MEKVIDIGQYIEVAVDWLTENLHGLFDLIKNLGNGFIEGFEWILMGIPFFVVIGLLTILAYLKVGKGTAIFTLAGMVLIYLMGFWEETMETLALIFVSTIIALVQAIPIGIWAAKKPGVNRVVRPILDFMQTMPAFVYLIPAVLFFSIGKLPGAFATVIFALPPAVRLTTLGIQQVPPDLVEAARAFGATNRQILTKVELPLATNTILAGVNQTIMMALSMVVIAGMIAAGGLGEKVLEGINNLNIGLGFESGFAVVILAIVLDRITQALGQKNENSPLSKLRMKFKKK